In Brachybacterium saurashtrense, the genomic stretch ATCAGGGCGGTGACCTGCGCGGGCGGCGTGGCCCCGGTGCCGGCGAACCACACCCAGCGTCCGTCGATCGAGCGGGGCGGCGGATCCTGCAGCGGTGCCAGCAGGGCACGATGACGACGGGCCTCCTTCGGGGACGGACCCACGAAGTGCACGCCTTGCCGGGTCCAGGCGGAGCGGCGCACCGTGGACTGGGGGTAGCCGCCGGTGCCGGTCTCCGCCGCGTAGCGGCGCGCCCCGGTGACGGGCACCAGGCTGCCGGGCACGATCTGCTCGTACCGGATCACGGAGGGGCGGAGCCCGGGGGCGAAGGAGCCGAGCACCAGACCACGCTCACACACGATCAGCCGTTCCCCGCTGATGTACACCAGCACCAGCGCGCACAGCACCGCGAACACCGCCGTCGGGGCGAGCATGAGCACCGGGCTCTCGGCGGGGTTCAGCAGGGTCAGGCCGCTGAACAGCAGCCACACGGCCACGACGCCGACGACCACGAACGGTCCCGGCCGGTCGGCGTGGACGGCGAGGACCTCTCCGACCTCGTCGCGGTGGCGGCGGGCGGCGGAGCGGGCGGTCACCGGGCGGCGCCCGCGCCGGGACGGGTGCCCGCGACGAGTTCCTCGATCAGGCCCTCGAGGGTCGCTGCGGAGACTGCCCCGACGCGCTGGATCGCGGCCTCCCCCTCCCCGTCGGTCTCCATCAGCTCGAGCGCGTCGGGAGTGGAGAACAGGGTGAAGGCGGTGGGCCCGGCGGTGTCCTCACGGTCCAGCACCAGCACGGTGGTCACGGCGCGGGCATCGGCGAGGCGCTGCGCGACGGCGCTGGTGGCGAATGACGCGGCGGGCACCTCCTCGACCTCGCCCTCGACCTCGCCCGCGCCGGCGACCGGGTCCACGAAGGCGCGCAGCTGCTCGGGCAGGGTCCCGCCCTCGAGCAGGAAGAAGAGGTGGAAGCCGGTCGCGTCGAAGGCTTCCCAGAGCACGCGCACGCCGCCGTCGACGTGGAAGAGGTAGAAGTAGCCGTAGGCGGTGCCGCGCTCCGTCTGCCGTTCGGCGATGAGCACGGCGTCCGCGGTGCGGCGCAGCACCATGGTGCCCTGCAGCGCCGGGACGGCGACAATGCGCGCCTGCTCCTGGCTGCCGTCCTCGTAGCGGCGGGGATCCAGCACGGCGGCGGAGCTGACGATGCCGCGCGAGATCATCGAGCGCATCGCGGCGGCGGCCACCAGGGCGCGGGAGTCCTCGTCCTCGGCAGAGCCGCTGACCCAGGGGGTGGGGGTGAGGGGCTCCTGCTCGATGCCGTCGAGCGCCATGAGTTCCTCGTCGGTGAGGGTCACGACCTCGGTGACGGGCTGCTCGAGCGGCTGGGTGAGCAGCGCGGTCGCGATCTCGACGTCCTCGGCGGAGAAGCGGGGTGCACCCGACGGAGCGGACTGCGGCGAAGTCATGGCTGAAGGCTACCGTTGCCGGGCGCGCGACTCAGAACAGGCCGCCCACGAAGTCGCCGACGGCGTCGACCGCGCCGCCGACGACGTCGCCCGCGTCGGAGACGAAGTCGCTCACGTGCCCGCCCACGTCACCGGCGAACTCCGTGATGGAGTCCCAGTTGTCGTAAATGGCGTTGCCCGCGGCCCACAGCCCCGCGCCCACGCCCGCGACGGCGACCACGCCCAGGCCGACGGGCCCCAGCGCGGCCCCTGCGCCGAGGGCGACCGCGAGACCGCCGGCACCGCCCACCACGCTGAGGCCGCCGGCGATCCTGTCGCCCACGCCGCGCCAGCCGTCGTGCGGGGGGTCGATCATGTCGGAGATGCCGCCGGCGATCCCGAGCACGCCGCCGGCGCCGCCGAGGAAGCGGCCCACGCCGCCGAGCTTGCCGAGGAAGCCGGCCGCGTCCTCGACCATTCCGCCGCGGAGGAAGGTCTGGGCGGACAGCGCCGCGGCGCCGGGGGTGTCCATCGCGGCGCGCAGCGCCATCAGGTTGCGGCTCTGCGTGGCCATCTTCCACAGCGCCCCGCCCGCACCGATGGAGGACGCGATGGTGCTGCCCACGGCGGTCAGCGGATTGGACAGCAGGTCCCCGAGGGCGTCCGAGAAGGAACGGTCGCCTCCGCTGCCGCGGGAGGCTCCGCCGGCGGCGCCGCCGTCGACGGAGCTGGCCTCGTCCTGCTCCTCGGCGTGCGTGGCGAGCTCGGCGCGTCGCCGCGCGAGGTCGCCGCCGACCTGGTCGAACAGGGACGAGAGGCGGCCGGAGACGTCGTGGCGGAAGGCGTCGGCGTCCGGCCCGGTCCATTCCACCGAGCCCACCTGGGCGGCCAGCGAGGTGCGCAGCTCCTGCAGCCGCCCGGATCCCGCCTGCACCCGCTGCGCGTAATCGCGCAGCGCGGCGGTGTCCGCTCCGAAGAAGCCGCTCATCCCTGCCCCGTTCCCGTCGATCCTGCCCCGGAGGTCCGTCCCCTGCCCCGTCGGCCCTGCGTACGAGCTTCAGGGTAGCCAGCGACGGTGCGCGGCACGATGGGGACTACTCCCCATCGGTCCGCGCCCCCGCGACGGCGCGGTAGAGGAACAGGTCCGTGCGGTACGGGACACCCACCACGGCGCCGCGGGCGTGGCCGAGGTGGTCGTGGAGGTACCAGTCGAGGTTCGCGAGCACCTTCTGCCGGCGGTCCTCGGGGGCGGTGATCACGTAGCTGCGGGTGCGGGCCAGGTCGATGACGTCCTGCGTGGGCATCGGGTCCTGCCACTGGTGCACGCTGCGGGCGGCGAGCTCGAGCCCGGGGCCGACGGTGGGGGCGAAGTCCTCGCGGTGGATGTCGCCGGCGTGCATGATCCGGGAGAGCCGGTGCACCCACGGGATGGTCACGTCCAGCATGTTCCACACCAGGGCGAGCACTCCCCCGGGCGCGAGCAGGCGCACCGCCTCGGCGGAGGCCGCCTGCGCGTCGAACCAGTGCCAGGCCTGCGCGACGGTGACCAGCTCGGCCGACGCCGCCGGCAGCCCGGTCGCCTCGGCGGGCGCGACGCGGGTGGCGAGCGTGCCGGTGCCGTCGGCGACCTCGCCCCCGCCGCGGGCCACCTCGAGCATCGCCGCGCTGGTATCCACCGCGGTGACCTCGAGGCCCCGCTCCACGAGCGACCGGGAGAGCTTCCCGGTCCCGGCGCCGAGGTCGATCGCGCGACGCGGCGGGGCGGCGAACGGGGCGAGCATCGCCTCCAGCACCGTCTCCGGGTAGCCGGGCCGCAGCCGGTCGTAGTCCGCGCCCTGGGCGGCGAAGGCCCCGGCGAGCGCGGCCTTCCGTTCCGCGCTGCCGAAGCGCGGCTCGTCCCGCCCGGAGACCGGCGGGATCGGCGGGTGCCGCGGATCCGGCGCGGCCGGGGTGCCGGTCACGGGCGCACGCCCCTCACCGCTGCGCCCGGTGCGCGACCCAGGAGCGGTGCAGGCCCGCGTAGATCCCGTCCTCGAGATCCACGAGCTCGGCGTGGGTGCCGTGCTCCACGAGCGCGCCGTGGTCCAGCACCAGGATGCCGTCCGCCCGCTCCGCGGTGGAGAGGCGGTGGGCGATGGTGATCGTGGTGCGGCCGCGGGCGAGCCCGTCGATCGCCTGCTGCAGGCGCACATCGGCGGCGGGGTCCACGGCGCTGGTCGCCTCGTCCAGCACGATCACGTCCGGATCGGCGAGGTAGGCGCGGGCCAGGGCCACCAGCTGCCGCTCCCCCGCGCTGAGGGACTCGCCGCGTTGGCCCACGGGCGTGTCCAGCCCTTCGGGCAGCTCGCGGGCCCAGGCCCCCAGGCCCAGCTCGTCCAGCGCCCGGTGCATCTCCTCGTCGCTCGCGCCGGGGCGGCCGTAGCGCAGGTTCTCCGCCACGGTGGTGTCGAAGAGGAAGCCCTCCTGCGGCACCATGATCACGCGCGAGCGCAGCGAGGAGTAGGGCACCAGCGGCAGCGGCACCCCGCCCAGGCGGATCTCGCCGGAGGCGGGATCCATCATGCGGGTGAGCAGCTTGGCGAGGGTGGTCTTGCCGCTGCCGGTCTCCCCCACGATCGCGATGCGGGAGCGGGCGGGGAGCGTCACGTCCAGGCCGTGCAGCACCTCGGGCCCGGTGGGATAGCGGTAGTGCAGCGCGTCGATCTCGATGTCCAGCGGCCCCTCGGGCAGGGCCC encodes the following:
- a CDS encoding class I SAM-dependent methyltransferase, which encodes MTGTPAAPDPRHPPIPPVSGRDEPRFGSAERKAALAGAFAAQGADYDRLRPGYPETVLEAMLAPFAAPPRRAIDLGAGTGKLSRSLVERGLEVTAVDTSAAMLEVARGGGEVADGTGTLATRVAPAEATGLPAASAELVTVAQAWHWFDAQAASAEAVRLLAPGGVLALVWNMLDVTIPWVHRLSRIMHAGDIHREDFAPTVGPGLELAARSVHQWQDPMPTQDVIDLARTRSYVITAPEDRRQKVLANLDWYLHDHLGHARGAVVGVPYRTDLFLYRAVAGARTDGE
- a CDS encoding WXG100 family type VII secretion target, with the translated sequence MSGFFGADTAALRDYAQRVQAGSGRLQELRTSLAAQVGSVEWTGPDADAFRHDVSGRLSSLFDQVGGDLARRRAELATHAEEQDEASSVDGGAAGGASRGSGGDRSFSDALGDLLSNPLTAVGSTIASSIGAGGALWKMATQSRNLMALRAAMDTPGAAALSAQTFLRGGMVEDAAGFLGKLGGVGRFLGGAGGVLGIAGGISDMIDPPHDGWRGVGDRIAGGLSVVGGAGGLAVALGAGAALGPVGLGVVAVAGVGAGLWAAGNAIYDNWDSITEFAGDVGGHVSDFVSDAGDVVGGAVDAVGDFVGGLF